In Leptospira stimsonii, a single window of DNA contains:
- a CDS encoding HDOD domain-containing protein produces MSQTKALELHHHQDLGFYSNLKDLNHPVQENAPIHYKFHNLTENVDSVISRTLDRYLLQLDIIYVRDSVFSALRETIANSIKANIKRIYFRELEADIQNPEIYKQKILGFKKKYLDNKEKYEELLLQNNFVVLVSFIHNKDMIRIRVMNNVKLSPTEVERINQRIEKAKKYNDLAEAFLEAGDETEGAGLGLIMSLMMLKNDGLAASSYKIESQGNNTSVIIDIPLNISKENLQLQKTQDILKNIDGLPTFPKSIQDIQAMIERPNSSISQIAEVIKKDVALSANILKLANSAAFIRANKVESLDRAIQLIGLKELNQLLYSLGTKQILEDKFPAFLTIWDKSNQCAFYCKLIANRMTLPKDTISNLMSAALLHDIGEIILLSLEERTMKSIGKISASKEIASAVSMEEAALGITHTKVGALIAEKWNFPDVYAKAMEYHHRALLVDEEFQPYVFPIYLADMMIKINNEEAKYSEIPEKILQYCKFGTSGDFHSFRTKSLESFLASTR; encoded by the coding sequence ATGAGCCAGACTAAAGCATTAGAATTACATCACCACCAAGATCTCGGCTTTTACAGCAATCTCAAAGATCTCAATCACCCGGTACAAGAGAACGCTCCGATTCACTATAAATTTCACAATCTTACGGAAAACGTGGATTCCGTTATCAGCAGAACGTTGGATCGTTATCTGCTTCAACTCGACATCATTTATGTCCGGGATTCTGTTTTCTCCGCCCTGAGAGAAACGATCGCCAATTCCATTAAAGCGAACATCAAAAGGATCTACTTTAGAGAACTCGAAGCCGATATCCAGAATCCGGAAATCTACAAACAAAAGATTTTAGGCTTTAAGAAAAAATATCTGGATAACAAGGAAAAATACGAAGAACTTCTTCTTCAAAATAACTTCGTCGTACTTGTCTCCTTTATTCACAACAAGGATATGATTCGGATTCGAGTGATGAATAACGTAAAACTCAGTCCGACCGAAGTCGAACGGATCAATCAGAGAATCGAAAAGGCGAAAAAATATAACGACCTCGCCGAAGCGTTCCTCGAAGCGGGAGACGAAACCGAAGGCGCGGGTCTCGGTCTGATCATGTCCCTGATGATGCTCAAGAACGACGGACTCGCCGCGTCCTCCTACAAGATCGAAAGCCAAGGGAACAACACAAGCGTAATCATAGACATTCCTCTCAACATCAGTAAGGAGAATCTACAACTCCAAAAAACCCAGGACATTCTAAAGAATATCGACGGGCTCCCTACGTTTCCGAAATCGATCCAGGATATTCAGGCGATGATCGAGAGACCGAATTCTTCGATCAGTCAGATCGCCGAGGTCATCAAAAAAGACGTGGCTCTTTCCGCGAATATTCTAAAACTCGCAAACTCCGCCGCGTTTATACGCGCAAATAAAGTGGAATCTCTCGACAGAGCGATTCAGCTCATCGGATTAAAAGAACTCAATCAACTCCTCTATTCTCTCGGAACAAAACAGATTCTCGAGGATAAGTTCCCCGCGTTCCTTACGATCTGGGACAAATCGAATCAGTGCGCTTTTTATTGTAAACTCATCGCAAATCGTATGACGCTCCCGAAAGACACGATCAGCAATCTAATGTCCGCGGCTTTGTTACACGACATAGGAGAGATCATCCTTCTTTCTCTGGAGGAAAGAACGATGAAAAGTATCGGAAAGATCTCCGCTTCGAAAGAGATCGCGTCCGCGGTTTCCATGGAAGAAGCCGCATTAGGGATCACTCATACAAAAGTCGGAGCTCTGATCGCGGAAAAATGGAACTTCCCGGACGTGTATGCAAAAGCGATGGAATATCATCACAGAGCCTTGCTCGTCGACGAAGAATTTCAACCTTATGTATTTCCGATCTACTTAGCCGATATGATGATCAAAATCAACAACGAAGAAGCGAAATACAGCGAGATTCCCGAAAAGATTCTCCAGTATTGTAAGTTCGGCACTTCGGGCGATTTCCATTCATTCCGGACGAAGTCTCTTGAAAGTTTTCTAGCAAGTACTCGTTGA
- a CDS encoding alpha/beta hydrolase → MKQRILKTLLGIVVFSILLIIGGAWYFSGVLLHPKPHRCMKDHYIFCGDPKTDLGLDFENIEYVTSDGMKISAWWIPAPKKSDKVILSIHGRGATRREGLRYVKLFHDQGLNVILPDLRDCGESQKSFSSMGFHERKDLSATLEYAKQRGMKSFGILGFSMGSSTSILFMAENPEIKIGIFDSGFADFVDVITFNAKKDFGLPKYPLLPLVVFFYEWRGDLETDELSPEKVIDKISPRPVLIFHGDADTGVPYEHGLRLGESAKEPKEFVGISGGEHTKLWQKDQGLVSSKILKLIQKL, encoded by the coding sequence ATGAAACAAAGAATATTAAAAACACTTCTCGGGATTGTAGTCTTTTCCATTCTTCTTATCATCGGAGGGGCTTGGTATTTTTCCGGAGTTCTTCTTCATCCAAAACCACATCGTTGTATGAAAGACCATTATATCTTCTGCGGAGATCCTAAGACGGACTTGGGATTGGACTTCGAGAACATAGAATACGTCACATCCGATGGGATGAAGATCTCCGCTTGGTGGATTCCCGCTCCGAAAAAATCGGATAAGGTGATTCTATCGATTCACGGTCGTGGCGCTACGAGAAGAGAAGGGTTGCGTTATGTGAAATTATTTCACGATCAAGGGCTCAACGTAATACTTCCGGACTTGAGAGATTGTGGAGAAAGTCAAAAGTCTTTTAGTTCGATGGGCTTTCACGAAAGAAAAGACCTTAGCGCGACCCTCGAGTATGCAAAACAGAGAGGAATGAAGTCTTTTGGTATTCTCGGCTTTTCTATGGGTTCCTCGACTTCGATCCTTTTTATGGCGGAGAATCCGGAAATCAAGATCGGTATTTTCGACTCCGGGTTCGCAGACTTTGTCGACGTGATCACTTTCAACGCTAAAAAAGATTTCGGACTTCCTAAATATCCGCTTTTACCTTTGGTCGTATTTTTTTACGAATGGAGAGGCGATCTGGAAACCGACGAATTATCTCCCGAAAAAGTAATCGATAAGATTTCTCCGAGACCGGTTTTGATCTTTCACGGAGACGCAGATACAGGAGTTCCTTACGAACACGGACTTCGACTGGGGGAATCCGCGAAGGAACCCAAGGAATTCGTGGGAATCTCCGGAGGAGAACACACCAAACTCTGGCAAAAAGACCAAGGTTTAGTTTCTTCCAAGATTTTAAAGTTAATACAAAAATTATAA
- a CDS encoding aldehyde dehydrogenase family protein — MPTLQESPVKKPNSNPTPSLPAVDKAEIERVFKLQKQHFHKVMKLTNANERIQRLKKLKAAIIKYTPEIEKAVNADFRKNEREVDITEIMPSISEINDAIHHVRKWMKPLTVKTPMTLFGAKSQILYEPRGVVLVIGPWNYPFYLIIAPLAAAIAAGNTVLIKPSEFTPATSNLVQKIVSEVFPKEEVAAFEGDYQVSSALMELPLDHIFFTGSTHVGKIVMTAAAKHLTSVTLELGGKSPAIIDHSADIKTAAKKLVWGKVLNAGQTCVAPDYLLIPNDLVKPFVEEAKAVVKEFYTKDGKALKDNLDFCRIVNDRNFNRVSGYIHEAVEKGAKIEMGGDTDASQNYIEPTILSNIPENANIMEDEIFGPVLPLIPYTDLDDAIQKINSKPKPLALYIFGKKNRSIKKILKETSSGGVAVNDVILHLVNPNLPFGGVNHSGHGSYHGYFGFKAFSHERSVLHQSPLSSIGLMYPPYTNFVKRLVAFTKNFLI; from the coding sequence ATGCCAACTTTACAGGAATCTCCGGTAAAAAAACCGAATTCTAACCCGACTCCATCCCTTCCAGCAGTGGACAAGGCTGAAATTGAACGTGTGTTTAAACTTCAGAAACAACATTTTCATAAGGTCATGAAGCTGACCAACGCGAACGAGCGAATTCAGCGTTTGAAAAAACTCAAAGCCGCGATTATCAAATATACTCCGGAAATCGAAAAAGCGGTGAACGCCGATTTTCGCAAGAACGAAAGAGAAGTCGACATTACTGAAATCATGCCTTCCATTTCGGAAATCAACGACGCGATTCATCACGTTCGTAAGTGGATGAAACCTTTGACCGTAAAAACTCCGATGACCCTATTCGGTGCGAAGAGTCAGATTCTCTACGAACCGCGCGGTGTCGTGTTGGTCATCGGACCCTGGAATTATCCGTTCTACCTTATCATCGCTCCTCTCGCGGCCGCGATCGCCGCGGGGAATACGGTTCTCATCAAACCATCCGAATTTACTCCGGCTACTTCGAATCTGGTTCAGAAGATCGTTTCGGAAGTTTTTCCTAAAGAGGAAGTGGCCGCGTTCGAAGGAGATTACCAGGTTTCCAGCGCGCTTATGGAACTTCCGTTGGATCATATCTTTTTTACGGGAAGCACTCACGTCGGAAAGATCGTGATGACTGCGGCGGCGAAACATCTGACTTCCGTTACTCTCGAGTTAGGCGGAAAGTCCCCCGCGATCATCGATCACAGCGCGGACATCAAGACTGCGGCTAAAAAATTGGTTTGGGGAAAGGTCTTGAACGCGGGACAAACCTGCGTGGCTCCCGATTATCTCCTCATTCCGAACGATCTCGTAAAACCGTTCGTAGAAGAAGCGAAAGCGGTCGTGAAAGAATTTTATACGAAAGACGGAAAGGCACTCAAAGACAATCTCGATTTTTGTAGAATCGTGAACGATCGGAACTTCAATCGAGTTTCCGGTTATATCCACGAGGCCGTCGAGAAGGGAGCGAAAATCGAAATGGGGGGCGACACGGACGCTTCTCAGAATTATATCGAGCCGACGATTTTGAGTAACATTCCAGAAAATGCGAATATTATGGAAGATGAAATTTTCGGACCGGTTCTCCCGTTGATTCCTTACACAGATTTGGACGACGCGATCCAGAAGATCAATTCCAAGCCGAAACCTCTCGCGCTCTATATCTTTGGTAAGAAGAATCGTTCGATCAAAAAGATTTTGAAAGAAACTTCTTCGGGTGGCGTTGCGGTTAACGACGTGATTCTTCACCTCGTGAATCCGAATCTTCCGTTCGGCGGTGTGAATCATTCCGGACACGGAAGTTATCACGGTTATTTCGGATTCAAAGCCTTTTCTCACGAACGTTCGGTCCTCCATCAATCTCCGCTCAGCTCGATCGGATTGATGTATCCACCTTACACTAATTTTGTGAAGAGGCTCGTCGCTTTTACGAAAAACTTTTTGATCTAA
- the tpx gene encoding thiol peroxidase, translating into MAQVTLKGNTVPLEGKIPAPGDKAPEFKAIKQDLSEFGLKDYAGKVKILVAVPSLDTAVCALETKAFNEKAANLNGISTLIISGDLPFAMKRFCSTEGIDSPNLVTGSQYRDFSFSKAYGTHIAEGPLKGLSARAVFVVDKNDVVRYVELVPEIGSEPNYTAAIEAANAAL; encoded by the coding sequence ATGGCACAAGTCACACTCAAAGGAAATACGGTTCCGCTCGAAGGAAAAATTCCGGCGCCGGGAGATAAAGCACCCGAGTTTAAAGCGATCAAACAGGACCTTTCCGAATTCGGCTTAAAAGACTACGCAGGCAAAGTAAAAATTCTGGTGGCGGTTCCGAGTCTCGATACTGCGGTATGTGCTCTTGAAACAAAAGCATTCAATGAAAAAGCCGCGAATCTTAACGGAATTTCCACTCTGATCATCTCCGGAGATCTTCCGTTCGCGATGAAACGTTTTTGTTCCACGGAGGGAATCGATTCTCCAAATCTCGTGACCGGATCTCAGTATAGGGATTTTTCTTTTTCGAAGGCGTACGGTACACATATCGCGGAAGGGCCTCTGAAAGGACTTTCTGCAAGAGCGGTCTTCGTCGTGGATAAGAACGACGTCGTACGTTATGTGGAACTCGTTCCGGAAATCGGCTCCGAGCCGAATTATACGGCGGCCATCGAAGCGGCGAACGCGGCGCTTTAA
- the ilvB gene encoding biosynthetic-type acetolactate synthase large subunit: MEISGAELIIRFLEYAGVETVTGIPGGASLPIYDALHGSKIRHILAKHEQGAGFIAGGMARASGKPAVCLASSGPGVTNLITAVADAKMDSVPLIAITGQVPVSLIGTDAFQEIDTLSLSIPITKRSYLVKRTEDLITILPQAWITSTEGRPGPVWIDVPKDVASGKVEWDRDKESKYWNIQKNETTKKLDPFWIERFRAMIAESSKPIFYIGGGLNRPLSAELFRILQERLTFPVVSTLMGLGICEDQNPLFIGMLGMHGSRASNMALEETDLLIALGVRFDDRATGKLSEFSPNAKIIHVDIDATEIGKMKNPNLFLKHDAEDFLRQILEVKLPQRTASLEEWKDRIATLKVLYGLPFPDEKNALHPFSVIRNVSEILRDQAIVTTDVGQHQMWVAQYYSFQTQGSLLTSGGLGTMGFGLPTAIGASLVSPGKRVVCVSGDGSILMNIQELDTLRELNLDVTILLMNNGHLGLVRQQQELFFSSRFSASRFVTPTNFTKIASSFGIPSYELKEESSAYELLSEVFSKKGPSFVVLRVSPELHVLPMVPPGKANREMIH, encoded by the coding sequence ATGGAAATCAGCGGTGCGGAATTGATCATTCGATTTTTAGAATACGCCGGCGTGGAAACCGTCACGGGAATACCCGGAGGAGCGAGTCTTCCCATCTATGACGCGTTACACGGAAGTAAAATTCGACATATTCTCGCCAAACACGAGCAAGGCGCCGGTTTTATCGCGGGCGGTATGGCTAGGGCCAGCGGGAAGCCTGCGGTTTGTCTTGCCTCATCGGGACCCGGTGTGACGAATCTAATCACCGCGGTAGCGGACGCGAAGATGGATTCCGTTCCTTTGATTGCGATCACCGGACAGGTTCCCGTTTCCCTGATCGGAACGGACGCTTTTCAGGAAATCGACACTCTGAGTCTTTCCATTCCGATCACCAAACGAAGCTATCTAGTAAAAAGGACGGAAGACCTTATCACAATTCTTCCGCAAGCTTGGATCACATCCACGGAGGGGCGGCCGGGACCGGTTTGGATCGACGTTCCGAAGGACGTCGCCTCCGGAAAAGTCGAATGGGATCGGGATAAAGAATCAAAGTATTGGAATATTCAAAAAAATGAAACAACTAAGAAATTGGATCCTTTCTGGATAGAACGATTCCGGGCGATGATCGCGGAATCCTCTAAACCGATTTTTTACATCGGCGGAGGTTTGAATCGTCCTTTGTCTGCCGAGTTGTTTCGTATTCTTCAAGAGCGACTGACGTTCCCCGTAGTTTCGACTTTGATGGGATTGGGAATCTGCGAGGATCAAAACCCGTTGTTCATAGGCATGTTAGGAATGCACGGGTCCAGAGCCTCGAACATGGCCTTGGAGGAAACGGATCTTTTGATCGCGCTCGGGGTTCGTTTTGACGATCGCGCTACAGGGAAATTAAGCGAGTTTTCTCCCAATGCAAAGATCATTCACGTGGACATAGACGCCACAGAAATCGGAAAAATGAAAAATCCGAATCTCTTTTTGAAACACGACGCGGAGGATTTTCTAAGACAAATATTGGAAGTGAAGTTACCGCAACGGACGGCTTCCTTGGAAGAATGGAAAGATCGGATCGCGACTCTAAAAGTATTGTACGGTCTTCCTTTTCCGGATGAAAAGAACGCGCTCCATCCGTTTTCCGTAATACGAAACGTTTCGGAAATTTTAAGAGATCAAGCGATCGTTACCACGGACGTAGGCCAACATCAGATGTGGGTCGCGCAATACTATTCCTTTCAAACGCAAGGAAGCCTTCTGACTTCCGGAGGATTGGGTACGATGGGATTCGGACTTCCGACTGCGATCGGAGCGTCCTTGGTTTCTCCCGGAAAAAGAGTCGTTTGTGTTTCAGGTGACGGATCTATTCTTATGAATATACAAGAATTGGATACTCTTCGGGAATTGAATTTGGACGTTACGATTCTTTTGATGAACAACGGACATCTCGGTCTTGTTAGGCAACAACAGGAACTATTTTTTTCGTCCCGATTTTCGGCTTCCCGGTTCGTAACTCCTACGAACTTTACAAAAATTGCATCTTCTT